A region from the Aegilops tauschii subsp. strangulata cultivar AL8/78 chromosome 5, Aet v6.0, whole genome shotgun sequence genome encodes:
- the LOC109787142 gene encoding PAN domain-containing protein At5g03700-like, which yields MREGKPDPAIAVFLAALFIASAVPLIDGADGEEPVTQLSNGFTATHSADAPGRFEPVLYSHNGVFAFGFLRVGSASLDLAVVHLPSSFPLWRATPARVADWSRPATLSFDSRLVLTVPGVGQLWSTLNVVGDTVALLNSSDLVIRLFNRRGTPWRSFENPSDTLVLGQNFTMSSPPLISKNRRFSLRFAKTYMALHMEFYGGRTRPMYWQYTAREAQPENATQPPVYGRLDSRGFFGLYLLGGDQSVDMLAFDTFVRNLTGAFRRMTLDDDGNLRAYYWTEGSKAWTSDYKAINGPCELPTPCGAYGLCVPGGAPKCQCLINSTASIAPPCRAEESTDLCGGGGGQLFDVVRRNRVSLAYKEQLPFETYKTAAECEQSCAASCSCWGAVYNGGSGYCYLIDFPVETVVYEADDRKVGYFKIRKAQQQSAAGRGMSPGVTAAVVVASLVLASLAVAGAYIGWKRWLRQRRAGGVGMEQELTPGHYRDLKSMDSPNNSFKT from the coding sequence ATGAGGGAAGGCAAGCCTGATCCGGCCATCGCCGTCTTCCTCGCCGCCCTCTTCATTGCGTCGGCGGTGCCCCTGATTGACGGAGCCGACGGTGAAGAGCCCGTGACGCAGCTGTCCAACGGTTTCACCGCGACGCACTCGGCCGACGCGCCGGGGCGGTTCGAGCCGGTGCTGTACTCGCACAACGGCGTCTTCGCCTTCGGCTTCCTCCGCGTCGGCTCGGCGTCCCTggacctcgccgtcgtccacctccctTCGTCCTTCCCACTCTGGCGTGCCACGCCGGCCCGTGTCGCCGACTGGTCGCGCCCGGCTACGCTCTCCTTCGACAGCCGCCTGGTCCTCACCGTCCCCGGGGTCGGCCAGCTCTGGAGCACCCTCAACGTCGTCGGCGATACGGTCGCGCTCCTCAACTCGTCCGACCTCGTCATCCGGCTCTTCAACCGGCGCGGTACGCCTTGGCGCAGCTTTGAAAACCCATCGGACACGCTCGTCCTAGGCCAGAACTTCACCATGTCCTCGCCGCCGCTCATCTCCAAGAACCGCCGCTTCTCTCTGCGGTTCGCCAAGACGTACATGGCGCTGCACATGGAGTTCTATGGTGGCCGCACGAGGCCGATGTACTGGCAGTACACGGCTCGCGAGGCCCAGCCAGAGAACGCAACGCAGCCGCCGGTTTACGGCCGCCTGGACAGCCGCGGCTTCTTCGGGCTCTACCTCCTGGGTGGCGACCAGAGCGTCGACATGCTTGCCTTCGACACATTCGTCCGGAACCTCACCGGCGCCTTCCGGCGGATGACGCTGGACGACGATGGCAACCTCCGCGCATACTACTGGACCGAGGGCTCCAAAGCTTGGACCTCCGACTACAAGGCCATCAACGGGCCGTGCGAGCTGCCGACCCCGTGCGGCGCTTACGGCCTGTGCGTCCCCGGAGGAGCGCCCAAGTGCCAGTGTCTCATCAACAGCACCGCATCGATCGCCCCGCCATGTCGCGCCGAGGAGTCCACCGACCTctgcgggggcggcggggggcagCTGTTCGACGTTGTGCGGCGGAACCGGGTGTCACTGGCGTACAAGGAGCAGCTGCCGTTCGAGACGTACAAGACGGCGGCGGAGTGCGAGCAGTCGTGCGCGGCCAGCTGCAGCTGCTGGGGCGCGGTGTACAACGGGGGGAGCGGCTACTGCTACCTCATCGACTTTCCCGTGGAGACGGTGGTGTACGAGGCCGACGACCGGAAGGTGGGCTATTTCAAGATCAGGAAGGCGCAGCAGCAGAGCGCAGCGGGGCGGGGCATGTCGCCAGGCGTGACAGCCGCGGTGGTGGTTGCGTCGCTGGTCCTGGCGAGCCTGGCCGTGGCCGGGGCGTACATCGGGTGGAAGCGGTGGCTGCGGCAACGGCGGGCTGGCGGTGTGGGGATGGAGCAGGAGCTGACGCCGGGACATTACAGGGACCTCAAGTCCATGGACAGCCCAAACAATTCCTTCAAGACGTGA